In a genomic window of Mageeibacillus indolicus UPII9-5:
- a CDS encoding transketolase family protein — translation MFKVIYDGSAETKAHKNIFGETIEALAAEDKAVIYLDADLMNSAGTYKFWRKNPAQAINCGIAEANMMGVAAGLSAVGRKPYVHTFGPFASRRCFDQVFLSIGYAKNSVRIFGSDPGVAAAFNGGTHMPFEDMALMRTIPGAKVFDLADGVEFEWVLRAVKDLEGVVYMRSTRKTFKKIYEPGSTFKIGKGNLLRDGKDLTIIASGLMVGEAMAAAEMLAAEGKSVRVIDMFTVKPLDKEIVWQAAAETGAIVTAENHNIIGGLGDAVAAALLEGKAVPFAKHGVNDQFGQVGPVDYLQEQYGLTAKALVETCHKVLARK, via the coding sequence ATGTTTAAAGTTATATATGATGGAAGCGCGGAAACTAAGGCTCATAAAAATATTTTTGGGGAAACCATTGAAGCCTTGGCTGCCGAGGACAAAGCTGTTATCTATTTGGATGCCGATCTAATGAATTCAGCCGGTACGTATAAGTTTTGGCGCAAAAATCCGGCTCAAGCGATTAACTGCGGAATCGCTGAGGCGAACATGATGGGAGTTGCAGCCGGTCTTTCAGCTGTTGGGCGTAAGCCTTATGTCCATACTTTTGGGCCTTTTGCCAGCCGCCGTTGTTTTGACCAAGTGTTTCTTTCGATTGGCTATGCAAAGAACAGCGTGCGAATTTTTGGCTCCGATCCCGGAGTTGCGGCCGCTTTTAACGGTGGGACGCACATGCCGTTTGAAGATATGGCTCTGATGCGTACGATTCCCGGGGCCAAGGTATTTGACTTGGCGGACGGAGTTGAGTTTGAGTGGGTTTTGCGTGCGGTGAAGGATCTGGAAGGCGTAGTCTATATGCGCAGCACGCGCAAGACATTTAAGAAAATATACGAACCGGGTTCAACCTTTAAGATAGGTAAAGGAAACTTGTTGCGTGATGGCAAAGATTTGACTATTATCGCTTCCGGCTTGATGGTCGGCGAGGCGATGGCGGCAGCAGAAATGTTGGCTGCAGAAGGGAAATCGGTGCGAGTAATTGACATGTTCACGGTCAAGCCGTTGGACAAGGAGATCGTTTGGCAGGCGGCAGCTGAAACTGGAGCTATTGTTACGGCAGAGAACCACAATATAATCGGAGGTTTGGGTGATGCGGTAGCGGCTGCGTTGTTGGAGGGTAAGGCAGTGCCCTTTGCCAAGCATGGTGTCAATGATCAATTCGGCCAAGTAGGCCCGGTTGATTACTTGCAGGAACAGTACGGTCTTACGGCTAAGGCGTTGGTAGAAACTTGCCACAAGGTTTTGGCTCGTAAATAA
- a CDS encoding 5-deoxy-glucuronate isomerase has translation MYLEKKTGRGYNEFLNIDINNGEGSLMDVGLLILEPGDTFEFTEKDKEVSWILMQGEATAEFDGRTVEMNRPNPFDYNPWCLLQCKGKRSTVTAHSYCEFYVQKTYNEREYPTHLYTSDEVDTWARGNGGELDGMMRRDVRTCYDYESRPDSNMVLGEVVNRPGKWSSYPPHSHPQPEVYFYFFQNPKGFGAGWTDGRPYEVHHHGCLVVTNEVTHQQVMAPGYPCCYTWGIRHLDGKPWEKTRIDDPTHAWLLEKDPQYWHGGE, from the coding sequence ATGTACCTAGAGAAAAAAACTGGTCGCGGTTACAACGAATTTTTGAACATTGACATCAACAACGGTGAAGGCAGCCTGATGGATGTTGGTCTGTTAATTTTGGAACCGGGTGACACTTTTGAGTTTACTGAAAAAGATAAGGAAGTGTCATGGATTTTGATGCAGGGCGAAGCGACGGCTGAGTTCGACGGTCGAACAGTGGAGATGAATCGGCCAAATCCGTTTGATTATAATCCTTGGTGTTTATTGCAGTGTAAAGGTAAGCGAAGCACAGTGACAGCGCACTCCTATTGCGAATTCTATGTGCAAAAGACTTACAACGAGCGTGAATATCCGACACATTTGTATACGTCGGATGAGGTGGATACTTGGGCCAGAGGCAATGGTGGTGAGCTGGACGGCATGATGCGCCGCGATGTAAGGACATGTTATGACTATGAAAGTAGGCCGGACAGCAATATGGTTTTGGGCGAGGTGGTCAACCGCCCGGGTAAGTGGAGCAGCTATCCGCCGCACAGTCATCCTCAGCCGGAGGTGTATTTTTACTTCTTCCAGAATCCTAAGGGGTTCGGGGCTGGGTGGACGGACGGCAGGCCTTATGAAGTGCATCATCACGGCTGCCTGGTAGTAACGAATGAGGTTACACATCAGCAGGTAATGGCTCCGGGCTATCCTTGTTGCTATACTTGGGGCATTCGTCATTTGGATGGCAAACCATGGGAAAAAACACGTATTGATGATCCGACGCATGCTTGGTTACTTGAAAAAGATCCGCAATACTGGCACGGCGGTGAATAA
- a CDS encoding carboxynorspermidine decarboxylase: MLKEKNIPSVSPAELQCLPSPAFIIDEQLLTANLKKLHLVKEKTGCKILLAQKAFATFSTYPLIGQYLDGTTASGLYEARLGHEEMPGREIHCFSPGFTKYEIGQLLDFTDHIVFNSFSQWLTFRDQIKFATHPVSCGLRINPEYSEVATALYDPCSSSSRLGIRLNDFLDGAAKGLLEGIEGLHFHCLCEQGSDALLHTWEVVKRNFGSFLPKMKWINMGGGHHITKDDYDLDTLCSVIKDAQNSFGLTVYLEPGEAVALNAGFLKATVLDVVPSGDMPCAILDTSAACHMPDVLEMPYQPRVFPLYSSVMPSAASLLPCTDNPREMSEKRLAAAKLPLGTLASPFGNEVENANAGSTADFPAGSAAGFAAGSTAGSASLYPYRLAGPTCLAGDVIGSYNFPAPLFPGDQVFFCDMAIYSMVKTNTFNGMPLPAIVLLQPDGKVTVLRRFSYADFRNRL, from the coding sequence ATGCTAAAAGAAAAAAATATTCCGTCCGTTTCCCCCGCCGAGCTGCAATGCCTACCCTCTCCGGCTTTCATAATCGACGAACAACTCCTGACTGCCAACCTCAAAAAGTTGCATTTGGTCAAGGAAAAAACCGGGTGTAAAATTCTTTTGGCGCAAAAAGCTTTTGCCACTTTCAGTACCTATCCCTTGATCGGGCAATACCTCGACGGTACAACCGCCAGCGGTTTATATGAAGCCCGCTTGGGGCACGAAGAAATGCCGGGCCGCGAAATTCACTGCTTTTCTCCCGGCTTCACCAAATACGAAATCGGACAGCTCCTTGATTTCACCGATCATATCGTTTTCAATTCTTTCTCACAATGGCTCACTTTCCGCGATCAGATAAAATTCGCCACTCACCCGGTTTCTTGCGGACTGAGGATTAATCCGGAATATTCGGAAGTCGCTACAGCACTGTATGATCCCTGCTCGTCAAGCTCTCGCCTTGGCATCCGCTTAAACGACTTCCTTGACGGAGCTGCCAAAGGCCTGCTCGAGGGTATTGAAGGCTTACATTTTCATTGTCTTTGCGAACAAGGCTCCGATGCTCTGCTGCATACCTGGGAAGTGGTTAAACGCAATTTTGGCTCGTTCCTGCCCAAAATGAAATGGATCAACATGGGGGGCGGCCACCACATTACAAAAGATGACTATGATCTGGATACGCTGTGTTCGGTCATTAAGGACGCCCAAAATTCTTTCGGCTTGACGGTCTACCTGGAACCGGGGGAGGCGGTCGCTTTAAATGCCGGATTCCTTAAAGCTACTGTGCTGGATGTCGTCCCGAGCGGCGATATGCCTTGTGCCATCCTCGATACCTCTGCCGCCTGCCACATGCCGGATGTTTTGGAAATGCCTTATCAGCCGCGCGTTTTTCCGCTGTATTCATCGGTTATGCCGTCCGCCGCATCGTTGTTGCCTTGCACGGATAACCCCAGGGAAATGTCCGAAAAACGTCTGGCGGCAGCTAAACTGCCTTTAGGAACACTGGCTTCTCCGTTTGGTAATGAAGTAGAAAATGCGAACGCCGGCTCTACTGCCGACTTTCCTGCCGGCTCCGCTGCTGGCTTTGCTGCCGGCTCTACTGCCGGCTCCGCAAGCCTTTACCCCTACCGCTTGGCAGGGCCGACCTGCTTGGCGGGAGATGTCATCGGCAGCTACAATTTCCCAGCCCCTCTTTTCCCCGGCGACCAAGTCTTTTTCTGCGACATGGCAATTTACAGCATGGTAAAAACAAATACATTTAACGGTATGCCACTACCGGCGATTGTTCTTCTGCAACCTGACGGTAAAGTCACCGTTTTACGACGTTTCAGCTATGCAGATTTTCGCAACCGACTCTAA
- a CDS encoding saccharopine dehydrogenase family protein: protein MTRRFTMGKALIIGAGGVASVVVHKCCQNSAVFQEICIASRTLSRCEALKKQVDGGATKVSVAQVDANNVDELIKLINDFKPQIVINVALPYQDLTIMDACLAAGVHYLDTANYEPLDTAKFEYKWQWAYREKFAKAGLTAILGSGFDPGVTGVFSAYAQKHYFDEIHYLDILDCNGGDHGYPFATNFNPEINIREVSAKGSYWENGHWVETEPMAIKREYDFAEVGRKDMYLLHHEELESLALNLKGIKRIRFFMTFGQSYLNHLKCLEDVGMTSIEPINFEGKQIVPLQFLKAVLPDPASLGPRTKGKTNIGCIFHGVKNGKPVNYYLYNICDHQSCYREVGSQAVSYTTGVPAMIGASLVLTGEWCKPGVYNVEELDPDPFMDRLNKFGLPWREDFNPVPVD, encoded by the coding sequence ATTACAAGGAGATTTACTATGGGAAAAGCACTCATCATCGGAGCCGGCGGCGTCGCCTCAGTGGTAGTTCATAAATGCTGCCAAAATTCCGCCGTCTTTCAAGAAATATGTATCGCCTCTCGCACCCTCAGCCGCTGCGAAGCTCTCAAAAAACAAGTCGATGGCGGAGCCACCAAAGTCAGTGTCGCCCAAGTCGATGCTAACAACGTCGACGAACTCATCAAACTGATTAACGATTTCAAACCCCAAATTGTTATAAACGTCGCCCTGCCCTATCAAGACTTAACCATAATGGACGCATGCTTAGCTGCAGGCGTTCACTATTTGGATACTGCCAATTACGAACCCCTCGATACCGCTAAATTTGAGTACAAATGGCAATGGGCCTACCGCGAAAAATTTGCCAAAGCTGGCCTTACCGCCATCCTCGGCTCCGGTTTCGATCCCGGCGTTACCGGCGTTTTTTCCGCCTATGCCCAAAAACACTATTTCGACGAAATTCACTATTTAGACATTTTGGATTGCAACGGCGGCGATCACGGCTATCCCTTCGCTACCAATTTCAACCCCGAAATCAACATCCGCGAAGTTTCCGCCAAAGGCAGCTACTGGGAAAACGGCCACTGGGTCGAAACAGAACCGATGGCAATTAAGCGCGAATACGATTTTGCCGAAGTCGGCCGCAAAGACATGTATCTGCTGCACCACGAGGAACTCGAATCCCTCGCCCTCAATCTGAAAGGCATCAAACGCATCCGTTTCTTCATGACTTTCGGCCAAAGCTATCTCAACCACCTCAAATGTTTGGAAGATGTCGGCATGACCTCCATCGAACCAATTAATTTTGAAGGCAAACAAATTGTACCTTTGCAATTTCTCAAAGCAGTTTTGCCCGACCCGGCGTCGTTAGGCCCGCGCACCAAAGGAAAAACGAACATCGGCTGTATTTTCCACGGTGTCAAAAACGGCAAACCAGTGAACTATTATCTCTACAACATTTGTGACCATCAATCCTGTTACCGCGAAGTCGGCAGCCAGGCGGTTTCATACACCACTGGAGTCCCCGCCATGATTGGTGCTTCCTTGGTTTTAACCGGAGAATGGTGCAAACCCGGAGTCTACAATGTCGAGGAGCTTGATCCGGATCCTTTCATGGATCGCTTGAACAAGTTTGGCCTGCCGTGGCGCGAAGACTTTAACCCCGTTCCGGTAGATTAA
- the speB gene encoding agmatinase, whose protein sequence is MQINQSTFIGCDADFATADIVLFGAPFDSTTSFRPGARFAAQAMRPDSYGLETYSPRLDLDLTDFSIMDSGDLELVMGCSDVALNQISEHVDEILAASKIPAMIGGEHLVTLGALRSVVKKYPALHIIHFDAHTDLRENYLGNPLSHACVIRRAWELVGDGRIWQFGIRSGLKEEFTWAKSHTHLQKFDFSGLAEVCTELKGQPVYFTLDLDVLDPAYFPGTGTPEPCGVTVLQLLDAIRELRDLDIVGFDVNELSPHYDASGVSTAVACKILRELLLQVAAHRRTRPQY, encoded by the coding sequence ATGCAAATTAACCAATCAACTTTTATCGGCTGTGACGCCGATTTTGCCACGGCCGACATCGTGCTCTTCGGAGCACCGTTCGACTCAACCACTTCTTTTCGGCCTGGAGCACGCTTTGCCGCTCAGGCCATGCGCCCCGACAGCTACGGGCTGGAAACGTACAGCCCCCGTCTTGACTTGGACTTGACCGATTTTTCCATTATGGACAGCGGCGATCTCGAACTTGTCATGGGCTGCTCGGACGTTGCTTTAAACCAAATTTCTGAGCACGTAGACGAAATTTTGGCTGCCTCAAAAATCCCGGCCATGATCGGCGGCGAACATTTGGTGACCTTGGGGGCTTTACGCAGCGTGGTAAAAAAATATCCCGCCCTGCACATCATTCATTTCGATGCCCACACTGACTTGCGCGAAAACTATCTCGGCAATCCTTTATCGCACGCTTGTGTAATTCGTCGGGCTTGGGAATTGGTCGGTGACGGTCGCATCTGGCAGTTTGGAATCCGCTCCGGCCTAAAGGAGGAATTTACTTGGGCTAAGTCGCACACTCATTTGCAAAAATTCGATTTTTCCGGGCTGGCGGAGGTTTGCACGGAGTTGAAGGGGCAGCCGGTCTACTTCACTCTCGATTTGGATGTACTCGATCCGGCATATTTCCCCGGAACCGGTACCCCGGAACCGTGCGGCGTTACTGTTTTACAGTTGCTTGACGCTATTCGGGAATTGCGCGATTTGGATATCGTCGGCTTTGACGTAAATGAGCTGTCGCCGCATTATGATGCTAGCGGAGTTTCCACCGCCGTGGCTTGTAAGATCTTGCGGGAATTGCTGCTACAGGTGGCCGCGCATCGGCGCACTAGGCCGCAGTACTGA
- the speE gene encoding polyamine aminopropyltransferase, whose amino-acid sequence MELWFTENHTPDAKFSIRVDEQLVSEQSDFQRIDIFDSPEFGRFLTLDGRVMLTEKDEFIYHEMIVHVPMAVHPHVRDVLVIGAGDGGTIRELCAYPYIEHIDLVEIDAEVISICKEYLIQTACCFDDPRVNVIIGDGLKYVRGRHAQYDLIIVDSTDPFGPGEGLFTREFYGNCYATLRDDGILVNQHESPYYVEDAETVRNAFHKTSGFFPINRLYQAHIPTYPSGHWLFGFCSKKYHPLRDLHAEEWNKLNIDVDYYNTDLHRGCFALPTYVLNLIGSDRKGC is encoded by the coding sequence ATGGAACTTTGGTTTACCGAAAATCACACCCCGGACGCTAAATTTTCCATCCGAGTTGATGAACAGCTAGTTTCCGAACAAAGCGATTTCCAACGCATCGATATTTTTGACTCACCCGAATTCGGCCGATTTTTGACCCTAGACGGACGCGTCATGCTAACCGAAAAAGATGAATTCATCTACCACGAAATGATCGTCCACGTACCAATGGCCGTCCACCCCCACGTGCGTGATGTCCTAGTCATCGGTGCCGGCGACGGTGGAACAATCCGCGAACTTTGCGCTTATCCATATATCGAACACATAGATTTGGTGGAAATAGACGCAGAAGTTATCAGCATTTGCAAAGAATATTTGATCCAAACTGCCTGCTGTTTCGACGATCCCCGCGTCAATGTCATCATCGGAGACGGGCTTAAATATGTCCGTGGTCGTCACGCTCAATATGATTTGATCATCGTCGATTCCACCGATCCTTTCGGCCCGGGCGAAGGCTTGTTCACCCGCGAATTTTACGGCAACTGCTACGCAACTTTACGCGACGACGGAATTTTGGTAAATCAACATGAAAGCCCCTACTATGTCGAAGATGCAGAAACCGTCCGCAACGCTTTTCACAAAACTTCCGGCTTTTTCCCGATCAATCGGCTGTATCAGGCACATATCCCGACCTACCCCTCAGGTCATTGGCTGTTCGGCTTTTGCTCGAAAAAATATCACCCTTTGCGCGATTTGCATGCTGAAGAGTGGAATAAGCTGAACATCGATGTCGACTACTATAATACTGACTTGCATCGCGGCTGTTTCGCTCTGCCGACTTATGTTTTGAACTTGATCGGCAGCGACCGTAAGGGTTGCTAA